The Phacochoerus africanus isolate WHEZ1 chromosome 9, ROS_Pafr_v1, whole genome shotgun sequence genomic sequence GACCCCCATGTTAGCCTTCTTGTTGTTGTGAGTCATCTAGGACAATGAAAGGAATGATATTCTGAGAGTTCAAATTCACAGTTTTGTGTTCATATATTAAATTATAGTgaacaaaagcaaatatttttggtatcttaagattttatttttcttaatgattcaACTGTACTGCAACCAGTGTTTTAGAacagaaaagatattttgaagTCAGGTgtatttttccccccaattttttttttgtctttttgccttttcttgggccgctccctgtggcatatggagattcccaggctaggggtctaattggagctgtagccaccggcctacgccagagccgcagcaatgtgggatctgagccgcgtctgcaacctacactacagctcacggcaactccagatccttaacccactgagcaagggcagggagaaaacccgcaacctcatggttcctggtcggattcgttaaccactaagccacgacggaaACACCTCCCCCCAATTTTTTCATACTGCTTATTTATCTTGGATGAGTCATTCCACCTGTTGGTATTACAGAGTATAATAAACATAGCtatcacaaaatatttagaatattaaattttacatgtatatgtccacaaaaaaagcaaaataatttcattaaaatttggaGAATTAATTGAATTGAATTTAGATTAGTTACAGATTGTCAACTCATAGAACCTAATTGTCTGCCTTGAGTCTAACTGAAATTCAGAAAGATATTTCATTTGAGTACATAGCATTCTCTAAGCATTAGGttgagaactggaaaaaaaacttcaaactTAGAGAATGTACAGAAGACTTCAAATGTACTAACTCTATTGTTGTTAATACAGttagtagaaaagagaaagaagttaaGCCTAAAGTCAGAGATTGTCAGGAAGGCTTTGACACGTGAATGTATGTATCTCCTTTGGGAAAGGGAAGCTTATTCATGAAAACAGAATCCCTGGCCATTGATGAATTTTGGTGAAATCAAaagttatttcaggagttcctgttgtggcacagtggaaacgaatccaactaggaaccatgaggttgtgggttcgatacctggcctcgctcagggggttaaggatcgagcgttgtcgtgagctgtggatTGAGCTgtggttgccgatgtggctcagatctggctttgctgtggctgtggctgtggctgtggctgtggccagcagctgcagctctgattcgacccctagcctgggaatctccatatgctgtgggtgtggccctaaaaagacacacaaaaaaagttatttcagagCGATAGTTAATATAATTTAAAGTAGGCAAGAGTGTGATGTATGAtggcattttgctttttaaaaatcttttgtctGGGTAGGACTTTTGAGTCAGCTAATCAACATTCCTGAGACCCTAATATCTTGTCAATCCATCAAATCCATGTTCATTAAGATCTGTTGAattcaggaaagagaaataagcatgagtaacattaaaatattctaatgttgctcttctttctcagtttttcaaagagtaaaaatgtgtaaaacaaCCATGAAGTATAGAACTACATGATCTGGAAACAAAGAGCATGCACCCCCCAAATTGGGCCTATCACTTCTTAGTTATTTGCAAATaaggtatacttttttttttttttttggtttttagggctgcacccacagcatatggaagttcccaggctaggggtcaaatcagagccagagccagaaccagagccacagcaatgcaggatccaagccagatctgcgaccgacaccgcagctcacagcaacgccaggtccctaacccactgaacgaggccagggattgaacctacatccgcAAGggtaatagtcagatttgtttctgctgcgccgcaatgggaactcccaaataaggTGTAATTTAAGAATCACAACTATGTTATGTGAAAACTGTGAATCAGAATAAAACATCCTCTCAGCGTTGTTGTGAATATTGGTATGTAACATGTTATAATCTGTATAACGCTATATAAATGTCATCCCTGAGCACAGAAGCATTCTTGTGAGGTGGTTACAACTAGTTGAGGTATACtacctagaaagaaaaataaataactgtttGGAAGAAGGACACATAGTATCTGTTTCACCTACTGCTACTTCTGCACATTTTAAACATCACTGGAGAAATGAAGTTGATGCTAACAAATTTTCACggtaagagaaatacaaacacgAGCTTGGAGGCACCATATGGAATATGTGCCCTGGAAAGATTTTTTAACAGTCTTGGCAAGAGTGAAGTGCTACAGGAGTTCATGCTGAAGCGCGGTGAGTTAAGAAgctgactacagcagcttgggtggctacTGAGgcccatgttcaatccctggccagacagagtgggttaaaggcacagtgggttaaatgatctggcattgctgcttcgtgtaggtcacagctgtggctcagatttaatccctggtccgggaatttccgtatgccgtgggttcagccataaaattaaaaaaagggggggggtgaaGTGCTACAAATATGGTGGAAGTTTATGGTGGATGGCAGCTTGTAACAAGTCCTTGCTTGCCTATCCATATGGAAAACTCTGTTAGAAAACTAACAGGCTCAATGgttcatttattaaatgtttgttttcacaagttctgtgtctatgtgtgtgtagggggtgggTTCTTCACCCTCCCAGAAAAAAATGTCTGGCATATATCTCCTCATCTCAGAGGGAGGAGCTTCTCTACAGATAACTCTTCTGCCCACCTCATGATCTGGAAAGAGTTCGAAGTAAGAAGAAGTGGGTTTGGAGGATGTCTACTTTCACTGGGCCCAAGTTGCAATCAAGGTAGAAGCAAGTTCCTATTTTGTGTGCTATTTTTGAAAGGGTACCATCTTTCAGAATCAGATATTACTACACTCCCACCCTGTATACTCTATTTACTATCTGTGATATATTGGATAAATGATTTATCCACTGTATTTCAATTTCTTCATGAAACCGAAGTTATCATGAAATGGATTTAAAAGTCATAATGCAATAAAATATGTAAACTCCTTTTATAGTGCTAAAATATGAATGTCTTCAAAATCAGGTTATTTTCATCCCCTTGTTTTTACCTGCCTTTTGGATTTACCCTTAAAACTGACCCCACATGAAAAAGTGTTGTTAGTGCTTATGCTCTGCTATGGTGCAAGCACAAACCTCCAGTCTTAAAGCTGCATTTGATCAAGTTGTCTACCCACCTTGTTTACTGATTTATTTCAGTATGTAGCCAAATGCTTGAAACATAACATACTCACTAAACTTGTAAATAACTGACAAAATGGCTGAATAGACAAACCTGTCATCATAGATAGGAATCTAACTGTTCTTAACATACTGAAAGCTTCTCTGGACTTCATTACAATCTCCATCAGTTATTTCCTGTCAACAGAGCAAAGGGCTTAACACCTATGCTAGTTTCTTCAACTGTGAAATGCGTTTAATAGTAACTGCTTACTTATAGCTTGTATACCAATCAAATGAGCTAACACAAATGGAACTATTCTGTAACCCACGTTTGTCGTTAATAGGAATGATTTATAGGCTTGTGGCAAGttgaaaaatctttatttaaaattttttaggagttcccattgtggcgcaatgaaaacgaatctgactaggaatgatgagattacaggtttgatccctggccttgctcagtggtttaaggctctggcattgccatgagctgtggtgtaggtcacagacatggcacagatctgatgttgccgtgactgtggtgtaggctggtagctgtagctccctctgattatacccctggcctgggaacctccatttgccatgggtgcagccctaaaaaaaataaaaaataaaattaaaaaaattaaataataaaataaaataaataaaaaattttaaattgtggttgatttacaatgttgcatcaattctgttgtacagcaaagtgacccagtcatatgtatatatacattctttttctcatattatcttccatcattttctatcacaagagattggatatagttggaTATAGTGCAATACAGTAGGAACTTGTAGTTTATCTATTtgaaatgtaagagtttgcatctactaaccccaaactcccagtccatccctctccttcctcctcctcattgGCAACAACAAGaccattctccatgtctgtgagtctgtttcttttctgtaaataggttcattaatgccacattttagattccacatataagtgatatcatatagtatctgtctttctttttctgacttgcttAGTATGATAAAAACCATATTAATGCACcaatttttcttcactttcattATTAAATGAAGAGTTAAAAGTCATAATGTGATAAAATATGTGGTTCacacaacacacatttattaagcaACTAAATGTAATAATGtgattaaatatgtaataaaatacatatataaaataaagacaaagagacgtatataataaataaatacatatttggtaCACACATAAAatgtaatatgtaaaatatataaaaatataatatgtaataaaaataaaatatgtaataaaaatgtaatagtgTAATAAAATATGTGGTTCATACAACATACAGTTAGTAAGCATGTGTTGTACTTGACACCGTGCTGGTtgcaaatgcaaaaataaataaaataattaaactcCCAGCCTTAGAAGACTGCTTATGTCTTTTCTTGGGAGAGGATggcatagaaatgaaaaaaaaaaaaaaagtcacttcttAAGACAATTTTGaggtataaataaaatgtcttcatggcataaaataaaaagctcttcCTGGAAAAGACTATTTTTACCAACACTACTACACTACTATAACTCCTACTATCATCGATCGTTATGGTTTATATGTTATTATTAACAATTATGGTTAACTAAGTGTTCTTTAGGTTTCGGATCCTTTACAAAGCAAGTTACATTCATTACCTGATTTAATGCTCTAGTAACCTTATGAGATAGGCATAACCATTCTCATTTCACCCATAAGACCaactgatatatatatagatacagatatttactattgtgtatatatatatatgtgtgtgtatatatatatatatatacacacacacacacacacatatcctcaACATAGATACAGTGTTTTGAAAGAATGTATGATATATGTAGGATGCTGTCACTTTTAGCTTAAGTGAAATGGTGTGGACACAGACTTAATAAAATACAGGATCAAACTGGGCATAGGTGGCAAAAGACCTGCAAAGCTGAGGAATGGAATATTATCATGATTAGAGAGGTGAAACCGGAGAGATTTTAAGCACTGTTTTGACTTTAAGGGAGTAGAGTTTTGTAGCAGAGAGGCTGGCTAGATGGTTGGTTTTTAGAACATtctaaatacaaaataatgaGAAATGTAATTGAGCTAATGggattcaaaataaaaaggaggatgAGAAGTTAGGAAGATATTTACGAATTAGAAACAGCCCCATAACTTTttggatttgggggaaaaatactAGTGGGAAACAGAGCACCAGTGAAAACAGCCCTTGATACTGTGTAgttgataataacaataaaagaaacagaaaataaaatgaagaggacTGACTTTAGACTTTGTCAGACGAGCTCTCTTTTGGACAAATGAGGATTAAAGAATTTGGAAGTCAGCCAAATAAGTAAGTTCTATAACTAGTAGTAAATACAGCTTTGTGATTTGGGAAAGatattgagaaaaaatatttgttgatagGGGAAGTCATTGTAGAAAACAAGATAATCTTGGGAAAGAAAACCTGTAAAACAAGATGACTTCTCTTGTCATGATGAAGCAAAATACATAATGTCATGGAAATTTAGATTCTAGGCCAAAGGAAGGGAAAATGCAAAACTTTCAGCTCTTTCAGGCCAACTACTTTAAGATTATCTAGCTCTTCTGTCAACAAACGCGATGAAAATTAGAGTATACGAGCAAAATTTAGCAGAAATCTTCCCATTTTTAAGCATTTGCccccttttttcctcttccttttttgttaaTAAATTCTGAGGGCAATATGAATAATCAGTGAcacctctttctttttaagaaaactggCTGCAGAACTTCACCAAGGGGCTTGCAGAATTTTCGATTGCTATCATACACGGTGAAAAGATTTTATGGAAGGATATTAATTTTACAACTGATGTGCATAGGTTTACATTCATCCTCAAGTAGACTACACAAGGAGAGACcagcttagaaaaaaattttttttggtctttttagggctgcacctggggcatatggaggttcccaggctaggggtccaatcagaattgtagccgccggcttatgccacagccacagccatgcgggatccaagccgcatctatgacctacaccaaagctcatggcaacaccggatccttaacccattgagcaaagccaggagtcgaacccgcatcctcatggatgttagtcaggttcattaaccgctgagccacgatagaaactccTGGCCTAGAAATTTAGATGGTTTTAGTTTTCTCTGTCAAGAACAGAGAGAGGGACGGTCTACAGTACAGACTATTTCAAGTGCAGAGATGCCTCTTCTAAGGAACGTCTCACCGTCTACCACTTCTTGGTAACCACTGGAaaactcaattcttttttttttttttttttttaattttcagggccatgtccatggcatatggaagtttccaggctaggtatcaaattgTAGcagtagctgccaccctatgccacagccagagcaatgcaggatcctgatctgagctatatctgcaacttacaccatagctcatggcaatgctgggtcttaacccactgagtgaggccaggtgtcttcacggatactagtggggttcattaccattgagccacaatgggaactccaagaaaattcaATTCCTATTTTGTCCCCTATGAATAGTATATTAGGCTCTTCAATTCTACTGTTCGAGCCTTGATGTAATAATAGCTCAGTACCTGGTTAGGTAGAGTAAATGATCATCCAACTTTCATCTCAAGTATTTCGTTTTACTCATCTCCTTCTCAATGTGGCCAATATATTTATTGTTCAAAAGTCAGGCTAATTTTTTTCTGGGGACAATGATGTATCATTTCCAGCTCACTtctaataatatttgaaaaatttaaattgatatttattctcataagacacagaaaaattattatctgaaaatattgattttttggcttccacttttattcttaaatttctaTGAGAATGAGTGCTTAATTAGAAACCAGTGGCTCTAAACAAGGGGATGATTTTGCACCTCCGCCTCAAAGGGGACATTTAGCAATGTAGGTAGACGTTTCTGACTGTCACAAGTAGGGGAAAGTGTGCTTCTTGGCCAGTAAAAGGTATGGATAGGGGGAAGCATCTTGCTGCTAAAGATAGAATGGACAGGACAGCTGCCACAACAAAGAATCATCTGGGCTAAAATATCAGCGATCCTGAGGTTGAGAAACTCAACCTcaatgaatattgtaaaaatacttttgaagggagtttccgtcatggctcactggttaacgaatccgactaggaaccatgagggtgtgggttcgatccctggccttgctcagtgggttaaggatctggcgttgccgtgagctgtggtgtaggtcacagatgcagctcagatcccacactgctgtggctctggcataggccaggggctggagctctgattggacccctagccagggaacctccataggccgtgggagtggccctagaaaagacaaaaagacaaaaaaaaaatacttcttaagATATTTATACAGCAAGGAAACACACTGGACAGTCACATCCATTTCAAGTTATGAAAATGTGAAAGGCTATGCATGTAAGGGCCTGATGTATGCCTAGCAAAACATTGTTTCCTAATGGGTACTcacatttattaaaacaaaactataaattaaACTGTGCCATGTGATGGAAATAGATCTAGAAACTTTATATAAGTGGGGAAAAATTATTTCCCAAGCATTTCACTATAATAGATAATGCTTAATACAAACACAGACCTTTGGTCTCATATCTGCATTTAGTAAATGGGATGAGAAGTCATAACAAAAATATCAAGAGAGTACCTGGGGCCTGAAATGCGTGTACCCTTCTGAGTGCAAGtcccaatttccttttcctttagttcaattgctattttttttttttttttttttttgctttttagggctgcacctgcagcatatggaggttcccaggctaggggtcaaatcggagctgtagccgtcggcctacaccacagcagagcAATATGGTTTCTgaaccacagctaatggcaatgccagatctttaacccactgagcgaggtcagggattgaacccgcaaaatcatggttcctagttggattcttttctgctgccccacaatgggaacaccaaaagatttaattttattttgggaagaagagatgtttctgtttcattactATGTTTTGGTATTAatcattttttctaaaaaattgtaaattaataCAAATTCCTAAATTGATAAAAGGAGCAGAATCTACATTTTTTGAGTAGAAAATGTGTGATATGGATGTATTGTTGCTAGGACTTTGGGAAAACGTCTGGGACCTTCAGGGGAGGTAATGAGAGGAGGTCAGCAGAATGGGGCTGAAGGGAGAGggtctctcctccttccttctgccaTGTGCATCTCCCCAAAGAGTCACCTCTCAGGACAAGGGGCTGAGTTCAGCTTTTGGCCATAGTTTCTGACTTTTttggttaaaatatttaattagatGTAGTCGCTTCTCCTTAGGAAATGATTCTCTTCCCTTGGCACTCCCTCTTCAATTTCCTGGTGCACGTTTTTCTCCACTCCGTGACAAATACAGATGGAAATCAGAGCTGGTGTGCTTTTCCTCTGCTCCTCTGCCTTTAGACTCTGTCATTCTCTCACTCCAGCTCTGTGTCTTTCAAGAGAAGGAATTGCTCTCACAAGGTCTAGTCTCCCATGCCCAGcggatttatattttttcctgggATAATCTATAGGAAGCGTTTAGTCACACAATAGCAGCGCCTCTCTACTGGAGACTTGTATCTCAGAAATAAGGTGTGTCCCTCTCCCTGACCGAGGGTTTCTCCCCACATTGTGTATGTCAAACTAACACAGGGCACCTAGACGTGGAACCGTTCTTGAAGAACTTCCATAGATTAAATCGTGCTTGCTTCTGGTACCAAGAGATCAAGAGGAAATGCAATGTAAAGGCACCAGATGCATGGGTGACTTCGAACCACCTCTGAGTGGTTCACtcttaacttttatttaattctttgtgTATGACAGTGATACACAGGCCTGGAAGGATGTGCTGAAAAGATGGGAAGGAAGGCTTAGTAACAGTGGTCTTCTCTCTTTGGAGCAtgtgtctctttcttttcttctgtcatcTTTACTTCTGCAAGCAGCAATAAGTTGCAGGTCTCATGCAGTAAGCAATCCTAATTTCACCCTCACGGCACTCAAGTTTACACCGACCGTTGCCCCTTCTGCACTCTCTCCTCAAATCCAAGCCACCATACTGAGGATATCTCTTTCTGGCTGTAAGAAGGAAACAACGACTGGAATTAGCAATCTAGCTGTCACACCTCCGTAttttaacaggagaaaagctgaaaagctGAGAAGCAAAAGATCATAGAGCAGGGCAAAAGAAAAACCCCCCT encodes the following:
- the LOC125135150 gene encoding beta-defensin 110-like produces the protein MKIHLFFFILLFWVTILPARKRYPQYGGLDLRRECRRGNGRCKLECREGEIRIAYCMRPATYCCLQK